The following proteins are encoded in a genomic region of Chelmon rostratus isolate fCheRos1 chromosome 3, fCheRos1.pri, whole genome shotgun sequence:
- the zdhhc5a gene encoding palmitoyltransferase ZDHHC5-A — MPGGSSKSGGRGPSSSPLPHAVVPPSRPLRPSRYVPVSAATFFLVGSTTLFFCFTCPWLSERFSVAVPIYNGVIFLFVLANFCMATFMDPGIFPRAEEDEDKEDDFRAPLYKTVEIRGIQVRMKWCSTCRFYRPPRCSHCSVCDNCVEDFDHHCPWVNNCIGRRNYRYFFLFLLSLTAHIMAVFGFGLLFILYHRQNIDRLHAIVTLAVMCVAGLFFIPVAGLTGFHIVLVARGRTTNEQVTGKFRGGVNPFTNGCLKNVSHVLCSSQAPRYLGRKKCVQSVCVQPPFLRPQLTEAQLAAKILDNGIQGDLHRSKSSLEMMESQSCDAEPPPPPKPELRYPGITRGNTEECSLLNKAPPTPTMYKYRPTYSPGKNHTALTHAYANQLSRGESVGSARDSSSSTSSLLQASQQPGFRSQPSLDRRDTASDRVGGGGGGERREGGREVGGGGIPGYSLGGRSYPSFSDPTVLSGVPSRSSSSTHTSAGAAHVSEATTTSASFKSLANQTPPSHHPSRNGSLSYDSLLAGGDDFDKGVPSGSAAPEVSSGRPCTPAAGGYSSPFLSSQQRVTEMHSQSSPHHHHRSSHHHHPSFLHRSSSSTSSSPPPPPERECLLGEPHPGAPPLPANQASAPPSSSAPPPPHHHHHHHHHHHHHSHHHHHSSSSSSASRPPRFAVPHAPPHHAYPYRTRSTDTPLGSSTTSTTHPPRSPHPPPLGKSLSYSSAAAAEMQYRLVRKASASAGANAAGVGGGGGGMGGGGIQAPKDELIQMKPLSRTTGDQHFSSTPSCSAPSSPSHPVSVSARPGVAYPSSALMQSPAHKHQGGGVKKVTGVGGTTYEISV; from the exons ATGCCAGGTGGCAGCAGTAAGAGTGGTGGGCGGGGTCCATCCTCGTCACCTCTTCCCCATGCTGTTGTCCCGCCCAGCAGACCCCTGCGACCCTCCCGGTATGTCCCGGTGTCGGCAGCCACCTTCTTCCTGGTTGGCTCCACCacgctcttcttctgcttcac CTGCCCGTGGCTTTCGGAGCGTTTCTCAGTAGCTGTGCCCATCTACAATGGAgtcatctttttgtttgttttggctaACTTCTGCATGGCCACATTCATGGACCCCGGCATCTTCCCGAGAG ctgaggaggacgaggacaAGGAGGACGATTTCCGTGCTCCCCTCTACAAGACCGTAGAGATCAGAGGGATCCAGGTCAGGATGAAGTGGTGTTCAACCTGCCGCTTCTACCGGCCACCACGGTGCTCCCACTGCTCCGTCTGTGACAACTGTGTCGAG GACTTTGACCACCACTGTCCGTGGGTGAACAACTGCATTGGCAGGAGGAACTACCGctacttcttcctcttcctcctgtctctgaCCGCTCACATCATGGCCGTGTTTGGCTTCGGCCTGCTCTTTATCCTCTACCATCGCCAGAACATCGACCGCCTGCACGCCATCGTCAC GCTGGCTGTAATGTGTGTTGCAGGCCTGTTCTTCATCCCTGTTGCTGGCCTCACTGGTTTCCACATAGTGCTCGTAGCCAGAGGCAGGACTACCAACGAACAG GTAACAGGGAAGTTCAGAGGAGGTGTTAACCCATTCACCAACGGCTGTTTGAAGAATGTCTCTCAtgtcctctgcagctcacaggCACCCAG gtaTCTGGGCAGGAAGAagtgtgtgcagagtgtgtgtgtgcagcctccTTTTCTGCGGCCACAGCTCACAGAGGCCCAACTAGCTGCAAAGATCCTGGACAACGGCATACAGGGAGACCTGCACCGG TCGAAGTCCAGTCTGGAGATGATGGAGAGCCAGTCATGTGACGccgagcctcctcctcctcctaaacCAGAGCTCCGCTACCCTGGAATCACCAGAGGAAACACGGAGG AGTGCAGCCTGCTGAACAAAgcccctcccacccccaccaTGTACAAATACAGGCCCACCTACAGCCCTGGCAAGAACCACACCGCGCTCACACACGCTTATGCCAACCAG TTAAGTCGAGGGGAGAGTGTTGGCAGTGCCAgggactcctcctcctccacctcatctcTCCTCCAGGCCAGCCAGCAGCCTGGTTTCCGCTCCCAGCCCAGCCTGGACCGGAGGGACACTGCATCTGACAGagtgggagggggaggaggtggggagaggagggagggaggaagagaggtgggaggagggggcaTCCCTGGCTACTCCCTCGGCGGACGTTCGTATCCCTCCTTCTCTGACCCCACCGTCCTATCAGGAGTGCCGTCACGATCTTCCAGCTCCACGCACACCTCAGCAGGTGCTGCCCACGTCTCCGAGGCAACCACCACCTCCGCCAGCTTCAAAAGCTTAGCCAATCAGACACCCCCGTCTCACCACCCGTCCCGCAACGGGAGCCTGTCATATGACAGCTTACTGGCAGGTGGTGACGATTTCGACAAAGGCGTGCCGTCAGGTTCGGCGGCCCCTGAGGTTTCCTCCGGTAGACCCTGTACACCGGCAGCAGGCGGCTACAGTTCCCCCTTCCTCTCATCACAACAAAGAGTTACTGAGATGCACTCTCAGTCCTCGCCCCATCACCACCACCGctcctcccaccaccaccacccctccttcctccatcgctcctcctcttccacgtcctcctccccaccccctcctccagaGAGGGAGTGTCTGCTGGGCGAGCCCCATCCCGGCGCTCCCCCCCTACCTGCCAATCAGGCCTCGGCTCCCCCGTCCTCTTCAGCCCCGCCTcccccacaccaccaccaccaccaccaccatcaccaccaccaccactcccatcatcaccaccactcttcctcctcttcctctgcctcccgCCCTCCTCGCTTCGCTGTCCCTCACGCACCACCCCACCACGCTTATCCCTACCGCACCCGCTCAACGGACACCCCTCTGggctcctccaccacctccacaacCCACCCTCCCCGCTCCCCGCACCCCCCGCCTCTGGGCAAGTCGCTCTCTTACTCGAGTGCTGCCGCTGCAGAAATGCAGTACCGACTGGTCCGAAAGGCCTCCGCGTCAGCCGGAGCGAATGCAGCGGgggtaggaggaggaggtggagggatgggaggaggaggaatacAAGCGCCGAA GGATGAGCTGATCCAGATGAAGCCTCTGAGTCGGACCACTGGGGACCAGCActtctcctccaccccctcctgctctgccccttcctctccctctcaccccgTCAGCGTGTCTGCCCGGCCCGGAGTGGCCTATCCCAGCTCGGCATTGATGCAGAGCCCCGCCCATAAGCACCAGGGTGGCGGGGTGAAGAAGGTGACAGGCGTCGGGGGCACCACCTATGAGATTTCTGTCTGA